Part of the Gammaproteobacteria bacterium genome, AGATCACGAAGATATCGCACTTATTCCCATCTTGTCGGAAGAACGGGGAGTGCGTGCGGTACTCAAGCGTTGGATGCGCGCCGGTCGGTTACCCGACGCTATTGTCATTGAGCATCCACGTTATGCCGGCGGCCACTTGGGCGCGACGCGCATTGAAGACGTTGATGATCCAAGGTTTGATTTTTCACGGGTTTTGGATGCTATCCGCGAAGTCTTCACGCAGCTTGGGCTGGCCGTGGATCGAATCCCGTTAATTCCTGCCGGAGGCATTAATTCTTTTGAAAAAATTAAAGAAATGTTCGCCATGGGCGCGCGCGGGGTGCAAATTGGAACTCCCTTCGCGGTCACCGTTGAGGGTGATGCTCACGATACCTTCAAGAGAGTGCTTGCTTCCGCTGGTCCTGAACATATTATTACCTTTATGAGCACCGCCGGATTACCATGTCGCGCGGTACTGACGCCATGGTTAAAGCGGTATCTGCGTAATGAGTCCGCGCTACGGCTTAAAGCGATTCCTGGCCAGGGAGACTGCGTCCGTAACCTCGAATGTTTAACCCATTGCGGATTGAAAGACGGCGAACCGGATGCCGGGCAATTTTGCATTGAAACGCAGCTGGCCGCCGCACAAAAAGGCGATTTACGACAAGGATTATTTTTTCGCGGCTCCGAGGAATTGCCCTTTGGTAATGAAATTCGTCCAGTATATGAATTACTTGAGTATTTACTTACTGGTCGCTTGCCAGAAACTCCACCGTTCATGCTCGTGTAAATCACCCCCCGGCTAAAGCCGGGGGCTTGTGATAAATCCATTATCTGAGTGGTTATCCATGGTTGAGTCTG contains:
- a CDS encoding nitronate monooxygenase: MIESLFPALEIRGRKLFPIIQGGMGVGISAHRLAGTVAREGAIGTIASVELRRLHPDIMEQLGNSKDHDIQAASNLVALDREVTAARAIAGPSGYIAVNIMKAVKHYADLVRQTCASGANAIIMGAGLPFDLPELTKDHEDIALIPILSEERGVRAVLKRWMRAGRLPDAIVIEHPRYAGGHLGATRIEDVDDPRFDFSRVLDAIREVFTQLGLAVDRIPLIPAGGINSFEKIKEMFAMGARGVQIGTPFAVTVEGDAHDTFKRVLASAGPEHIITFMSTAGLPCRAVLTPWLKRYLRNESALRLKAIPGQGDCVRNLECLTHCGLKDGEPDAGQFCIETQLAAAQKGDLRQGLFFRGSEELPFGNEIRPVYELLEYLLTGRLPETPPFMLV